GGCAGGCCGCGAAGATCGTCCAGCAACTGCTGTCGTTGTCGCGGCTCGATTCGGACAGCGGCCATGCGGTCGCGCACAAGACGGTCGCGCTGCATCGGCTCGCGCGCAGCGTGACGCTCGACTGGTCGCCGGTCGCGCGCGCACGCGACATCGATCTCGGCTTCGAGCACGATGCGGACGTCACGGTGCTCGGCCAGCCCGATCTGCTCGGCGAGATGATCGGCAACCTGATCGACAACGCGATCCGCTATGCGGGCGACCGCGCGGTGATCACGGTGCGCGTGTCGCGCGAGGGCGAGTGCGCGCGGCTCGACGTGATCGACAATGGGCCCGGTATTCCCGAAGACGAGCGCGATGCCGTGTTCGAGCGCTTCCATCGCGGCAGCACGACGCAGACGGTGGAAGGCACGGGGCTCGGGTTGTCGATCGTGCGCGAGATCGCGCGCGTGCATCGAGGCAGCGTGGCGCTGGCCGGTGCGGCGGGCGGCGGGTTGATCGTCACGGTGAGTTTGCCGGCAGTGGACGACGAGGCGTCGCGCGTGCGCTGAGCGCGACTAAATTAATCGCCGAAGCCGATCTCCGCATCGAGCGGCTGGCCGACCTCGAGCCACGCACCAGCGCCTTCGACGACGATCGCGTTGATGCCGAACGTCAGCGCACCGTCGTAGTTCGGATTCGCGCGATAGGTCTGCAGCGTATCGGTCGGTTCGTGCGGCCATGCCGGATCGGGCGCGCCGGTGCGCTGGTCGATCGTCGGCATCGGGCAGCGCGTGCAGAGCTTCACGAGACGCAGCCGCACGCGCGTCGCGCCGTCGGCATCGAGGTGCTCGACGAAATCCTCTTCATACGCCTCGAGGTCGGACACGACGAGGTTCGGCCGGAAGCGGTTCATCGGAATCGCGGGCGCGCCCTTTGCGGCGAGTCGCGCATTCAGATCGTCGAGCGACGCCTGCCCGATCACAAGCAGCGGATAGCCGTCGGCGAACTGCGTATGCGCGTCGACGTCGCCTGTCCATTTGGCGCT
The sequence above is a segment of the Burkholderia multivorans ATCC BAA-247 genome. Coding sequences within it:
- a CDS encoding MOSC domain-containing protein, which translates into the protein MPAIAELHVYPIKSCGGIALPRAQLLDTGLAYDRHWMVTDAHGRMITQRTHPRLALVQPAFDGDTLVLNAPGMRELRTPLDGDATPATPTIAATVWRDTVDAIDTGTDTSAWFSEWLGEPAKLVRFARDARRACSAKWTGDVDAHTQFADGYPLLVIGQASLDDLNARLAAKGAPAIPMNRFRPNLVVSDLEAYEEDFVEHLDADGATRVRLRLVKLCTRCPMPTIDQRTGAPDPAWPHEPTDTLQTYRANPNYDGALTFGINAIVVEGAGAWLEVGQPLDAEIGFGD